One genomic window of Arvicola amphibius chromosome 4, mArvAmp1.2, whole genome shotgun sequence includes the following:
- the LOC119811542 gene encoding zymogen granule protein 16 homolog B-like, which yields MFQPEVMLLLVILAVLGTPAFSANGYHGTTTGTPFCTSISEGKNLTAVRMYVRNSVIMGVQVQHEDSWDVVHGYAEGTPVVLTLSDDEHVLWVFGTYRTFIQQIVLYTSRPRDQYFGSLKGPNEFSDYPENGEHVLKGFCGFYVRGGLRAIKFVWGSKSGTCIE from the exons ATGTTCCAGCCAGAGGTCATGCTGCTGTTGGTGATCCTTGCCGTGCTGGGGACCCCAGCCTTTTCGGCAAATG GTTATCACGGCACAACAACGGGCACACCTTTCTGTACTTCCATATCTGAGGGAAAAAACCTGACGGCAGTTCGCATGTATGTTCGGAATAGCGTGATTATGGG TGTCCAGGTGCAGCATGAAGACAGCTGGGACGTAGTCCATGGCTATGCCGAGGGAACTCCTGTGGTTCTAACTCTGAGCGATGATGAACACGTCCTCTGGGTCTTCGGCACATACAGAACCTTTATTCAGCAAATAGTCTTGTACACCAGCAGGCCACGGGATCAGTATTTTGGGTCCCTCAAAGGTCCCAATGAGTTCTCCGATTACCCTGAAAATGGTGAACATGTGCTCAAGGGCTTCTGTGGCTTTTATGTGAGGGGTGGGTTAAGGGCCATTAAATTTGTGTGGGGGAGTAAAAGTGGGACATGTATAGAGTAA
- the LOC119811543 gene encoding zymogen granule protein 16 homolog B-like, which produces MFQPEAMLLLVILAVLGTPAFSANDYHGTTTGTPFCTSMPEGKNLTAVRMYVRNSVIMGVQVQHEDSWDVVHGYAEGTPVVLTLSDDEHVLWVFGTYRTFIQQIVLYTSRPRDQYFGSLKGPNEFSDHPENGEHVLKGFCGFYVRGGLRAIKFVWRSKSGTCTD; this is translated from the exons ATGTTCCAGCCGGAGGCCATGCTGCTGTTAGTGATCCTTGCCGTGCTGGGGACCCCAGCCTTTTCGGCAAATG ATTATCATGGCACAACAACGGGCACACCTTTCTGTACTTCCATGCCTGAGGGAAAAAATCTGACGGCAGTTCGCATGTATGTTCGGAATAGCGTGATTATGGG TGTCCAGGTGCAGCATGAAGACAGCTGGGACGTAGTCCATGGCTATGCCGAGGGAACTCCTGTGGTTCTAACTCTGAGCGATGATGAACACGTCCTCTGGGTCTTCGGCACATACAGAACCTTTATTCAGCAAATAGTCTTGTACACCAGCAGGCCACGGGATCAGTATTTTGGGTCCCTCAAAGGTCCCAATGAGTTCTCCGATCACCCAGAAAATGGTGAACATGTGCTCAAGGGCTTCTGTGGCTTTTATGTGAGGGGTGGGTTAAGGGCCATTAAATTTGTGTGGAGGAGTAAAAGTGGGACATGCACAGACTAA
- the LOC119813462 gene encoding testisin: MGAWGKTLVPLLLVVAAVASQSTLLQVEPENPLWQEADLLSGPCGHRTIPSRIVGGDDAELGRWPWQGSLRIWGSHLCGATLLNRRWVLTAAHCFQKDSDPFDWTVQFGELTSRPSLWNLQAYSNRYQIEDIFLSPKYTQSYPHDIALLKLSSPVNYNNHIQPVCLLNSTFKFENRNDCWVTGWGTVGENESLPSPYTLQEVQVAIINNSMCNHMYQKTDFRINIWGDMVCAGNPAGGKDACFGDSGGPLVCDQDTVWYQVGVVSWGIGCGRPNRPGVYTNISHHYNWIRSTMIRNGMLRPDPAPLLLFLTLFWVPLLLRPA; encoded by the exons ATGGGCGCGTGGGGCAAGACGTTGGTGCcactgctgctggtggtggcggcggtggccTCACAGTCAACCCTTTTGCAGGTGGAACCAGAGAATCCCT TATGGCAGGAAGCGGACCTATTATCAG GACCCTGTGGTCACAGGACCATCCCTTCACGTATAGTGGGTGGCGATGACGCAGAGCTCGGCCGCTGGCCATGGCAAGGGAGCCTGCGCATATGGGGTTCACACTTATGTGGAGCGACCTTGCTCAACCGGCGCTGGGTGCTTACAGCTGCCCACTGCTTCCAAAA GGATAGTGATCCCTTTGATTGGACAGTCCAGTTTGGCGAGCTGACTTCCAGGCCATCTCTCTGGAACCTACAGGCCTATTCCAACCGTTACCAGATAGAAGATATCTTTCTGAGCCCCAAGTATACACAGTCATACCCCCATGACATCGCCCTGCTGAAGCTGTCTTCTCCTGTCAACTACAATAACCATATCCAGCCCGTCTGCCTCCTCAACTCCACATTCAAGTTTGAGAACCGAAATGACTGCTGGGTGACCGGCTGGGGGACTGTTGGAGAGAATGAAA GTCTGCCATCTCCCTACACTCTCCAGGAAGTGCAAGTAGCCATCATCAACAATAGCATGTGCAACCACATGTACCAGAAGACGGACTTCCGAATAAACATCTGGGGGGATATGGTTTGCGCTGGCAACCCTGCTGGTGGCAAGGATGCCTGCTTT GGTGACTCAGGAGGACCCTTGGTGTGTGACCAGGATACGGTGTGGTATCAGGTTGGAGTTGTGAGTTGGGGTATAGGCTGTGGGCGGCCCAACCGGCCTGGAGTCTACACCAACATCAGTCATCATTACAACTGGATCCGGTCGACCATGATCCGCAATGGGATGCTCAGGCCTGACCCAGCCCCCCTGCTGCTGTTTCTCACTCTGTTCTGGGTCCCCTTGCTGCTGAGGCCTGCCTGA
- the LOC119813193 gene encoding acyl-CoA-binding protein-like, with protein MSQAEFDKAAEEVKRLKTQPSDEEMLFIYSHFKQATVGDVNTDWPGLLDLKGKAKWDSWNKLKGTSKESAMKTYVEKVEELKKKYGI; from the coding sequence ATGTCTCAGGCTGAATTCGACAAAGCTGCCGAGGAGGTGAAGCGCCTCAAGACTCAGCCAAGTGATGAAGAGATGCTCTTCATCTATAGCCACTTCAAACAAGCCACCGTGGGCGACGTAAATACAGATTGGCCAGGGCTTTTGGACCTCAAAGGCAAGGCCAAGTGGGATTCCTGGAATAAACTGAAAGGAACTTCCAAGGAAAGCGCCATGAAAACCTACGTGGAAAAAGTGGAAGAGCTAAAGAAGAAATACGGGATATAG